From a region of the Streptomyces sp. NBC_01454 genome:
- a CDS encoding Lhr family helicase — translation MADAALDSFSPATRGWFAGAFSAPTAAQEGAWRAIGAGSDVLVVAPTGSGKTLAAFLASLDALASTPPPAEPKKRCRVLYVSPLKALAVDVERNLRSPLTGIRHESVRLGLPEPDLTVGIRSGDTPPAERRSLANRPPDILITTPESLFLMLTSSAREALAGVETVIVDEVHAVAGTKRGAHLALSLERLDEQLDRPARRIGLSATVRPVEEVARYLSPRRRVEIVQPVSGKRFDLSVVVPVEDMGELGGSPVQEGDTGEKPSIWPQVEEKIADLVQAHRSTIVFANSRRLAERLCNRLNEIAYERATGESLPEHHSPAELMAEAGAAKGAPPVLARAHHGSVSKEQRAQVEEDLKAGRLPAVVATSSLELGIDMGAVDLVVQVESPPSVASGLQRVGRAGHQVGAVSTGIVFPKYRGDLVQAAVVTERMRSGAIEALRVPANPLDVLAQQLVAMTAMDTWDVEELLAVVRRAAPFAALPESAFTAVLDMLAGRYPSDAFAELRPRLVWDRVAQTVTGRPGAQRLAVTSGGTIPDRGLFGVFLAGGDSGKGGGGRRVGELDEEMVYESRVGDVFTLGTTSWRIEDITRDRVLVTPAPGVPGRLPFWKGDQLGRPLELGRALGAFLREVGSLGPGEAGDRLSAAGLDDWAVSNVLSYLAEQKQACGHVPDDRTIVVERFRDELGDWRVVIHSPFGAQVHAPWALALGARLAERYGMDAQVMHADDGIVLRLPDADLMGLDLLDGDAGFDPAADPGLHTRGTEYDPEQSPVGAADVAFDHGEVDQLVTDQVGGSALFASRFRECAARALLLPRRSPGKRTPLWQQRQRAAQLLQVASEFGSFPIVLEAVRECLQDVFDVPGLTELMRDIEARRVRLVEVTTPEPSPFARSLLFGYVAQFLYEGDSPLAERRAAALSLDSRLLAELLGQAELRELLDAEVLAELERELQWLTEDRRVKDVEGVADVLRVLGPLTDAELAGRGADPAWAGELAAARRAIRVRIAGADHWAAVEDAGRLRDALGTALPVGVPESFTEPVKDPLGDLLSRYGRSHGPFTSEQAAARFGLGTAVTDGALHRLAAAGRVVQGEFHPAGIGQEWCDVQVLRRLRRRSLAALREELEPVPPAALAAFLPQWQHVGAPRPAPVGGAPAASGGPSHALRGIDGLARAIEQLQGAPVPASALEKLVLPSRVGGYTPALLDELTATGEVVWAGAGALPGKDGWLSLHLADTAPLLLPPPLPLELSALHESLLTALAPGYGLFFRQLADQVRATTHPDATDPQLADALWELAWSGRLTNDTLAPLRALLGSGRTAGSTAHRARRATPRGRWGHPGGAGRGGRPTASRSGPPTVGGRWSLLPAAEPDPTHRAHALARTLLDRHGIVTRGAVAAEGVEGGFSAAYRVLAAFEESGQARRGYVVEGLGAAQFAMDGAVDRLRAVSTQRERTADEALPDGGPAPARRGGPQRAVLLAAADPANAYGAALPWPEPPEGSTHKPGRKAGSLVVLVDGELTLYMERGGKTLLLWPLGHDPAGAATDPRVLLAVEALTGAARAGALGTITTERINGTAALTSPFAATLESAGFHPTPRGLRLRG, via the coding sequence GGCGCCGACGGGATCCGGCAAGACGCTGGCCGCCTTCCTCGCCTCGCTGGACGCGCTGGCCAGCACTCCCCCGCCCGCCGAGCCGAAGAAGCGCTGCCGGGTGCTGTACGTCTCGCCGCTGAAGGCGCTGGCCGTCGATGTGGAGCGCAATCTGCGCAGTCCGCTGACGGGCATCCGCCACGAGTCGGTCCGTCTCGGGCTGCCGGAGCCGGACCTCACGGTCGGCATCCGCTCCGGGGACACCCCGCCCGCCGAGCGCCGCTCGCTCGCCAACCGCCCGCCGGACATCCTCATCACCACCCCCGAGTCGCTGTTCCTGATGCTGACGTCCTCGGCCCGGGAGGCGCTGGCGGGTGTCGAGACGGTGATCGTGGACGAGGTGCATGCCGTGGCCGGCACGAAGCGCGGCGCGCATCTGGCGCTCTCCCTGGAGCGGCTGGACGAGCAGCTGGACCGCCCGGCGCGGCGGATCGGGCTGTCGGCGACGGTGCGTCCGGTGGAAGAGGTGGCCCGCTATCTGTCGCCGCGGCGCCGGGTGGAGATCGTCCAGCCGGTGTCCGGGAAGCGTTTCGACCTGTCGGTGGTCGTCCCGGTGGAGGACATGGGCGAACTGGGCGGCTCGCCGGTCCAGGAGGGCGACACCGGCGAGAAGCCGTCCATCTGGCCGCAGGTCGAGGAGAAGATCGCCGATCTCGTCCAGGCCCACCGCTCCACGATCGTCTTCGCCAACTCCCGCCGCCTGGCCGAGCGTCTGTGCAACCGCCTCAACGAGATCGCCTACGAGCGGGCGACGGGAGAGTCCCTGCCCGAGCACCACTCCCCCGCGGAGTTGATGGCGGAGGCCGGCGCCGCCAAGGGTGCGCCGCCGGTCCTGGCCCGGGCCCATCACGGCTCGGTGTCCAAGGAGCAGCGCGCCCAGGTGGAGGAGGACCTCAAGGCCGGCCGGCTGCCGGCCGTGGTCGCCACGTCCAGTCTGGAGCTGGGCATCGACATGGGCGCGGTCGATCTGGTCGTCCAGGTGGAGTCCCCGCCGTCGGTGGCGTCCGGGCTGCAGCGCGTCGGCCGGGCCGGGCACCAGGTCGGCGCGGTCTCGACGGGCATCGTCTTCCCCAAGTACCGCGGTGACCTGGTGCAGGCGGCCGTGGTCACCGAGCGGATGCGCTCGGGTGCCATCGAGGCGCTGCGGGTGCCGGCCAATCCCCTGGACGTGCTCGCCCAGCAGCTCGTCGCCATGACCGCGATGGACACCTGGGACGTCGAGGAGCTGCTCGCAGTCGTCCGGCGGGCGGCCCCGTTCGCCGCGCTTCCCGAGTCGGCGTTCACCGCCGTACTGGACATGCTCGCCGGCCGCTATCCCTCCGATGCCTTCGCCGAACTGCGGCCGCGCTTGGTGTGGGATCGCGTCGCGCAGACCGTCACGGGCCGTCCCGGAGCCCAGCGGCTGGCCGTCACCTCCGGCGGCACGATCCCCGACCGCGGCCTGTTCGGGGTGTTCCTGGCGGGCGGCGACTCCGGCAAGGGCGGCGGCGGGAGACGGGTGGGCGAGCTGGACGAGGAGATGGTCTACGAGTCCCGCGTCGGCGATGTCTTCACGCTCGGCACGACGTCCTGGCGCATCGAGGACATCACCCGTGACCGGGTGCTGGTCACCCCCGCCCCCGGGGTGCCGGGGCGGCTGCCGTTCTGGAAGGGCGACCAGCTCGGCCGCCCCCTCGAACTGGGCCGGGCGCTCGGCGCGTTCCTCCGGGAGGTCGGCTCGCTCGGCCCCGGGGAGGCCGGGGACCGGCTGTCCGCCGCCGGGCTGGACGACTGGGCGGTGTCCAATGTGCTGAGCTATCTCGCCGAGCAGAAGCAGGCCTGCGGCCATGTCCCCGATGACCGCACGATCGTCGTGGAGCGCTTCCGCGACGAGCTGGGCGACTGGCGCGTGGTCATCCACTCCCCGTTCGGCGCGCAGGTGCACGCCCCCTGGGCGCTGGCGCTGGGGGCCCGCCTCGCCGAGCGCTACGGCATGGACGCCCAGGTGATGCACGCCGACGACGGCATCGTGCTGCGGCTGCCCGACGCCGACCTGATGGGCCTCGACCTCCTCGACGGCGACGCCGGGTTCGACCCGGCCGCCGACCCCGGCCTGCACACCCGCGGCACGGAATACGACCCGGAACAGTCCCCGGTGGGTGCCGCCGATGTCGCCTTCGACCACGGCGAGGTCGATCAGCTCGTCACGGACCAGGTCGGCGGGTCCGCGCTGTTCGCCTCCCGTTTCCGTGAGTGCGCCGCCCGGGCCCTGCTGCTGCCGCGGCGCAGCCCCGGCAAGCGCACCCCGCTGTGGCAACAGCGGCAGCGGGCCGCCCAACTCCTCCAGGTGGCAAGCGAGTTCGGGTCGTTCCCGATCGTCCTGGAAGCCGTCCGTGAATGCCTCCAGGACGTCTTCGACGTACCGGGCCTGACGGAGCTGATGCGCGACATCGAGGCCCGCCGGGTCCGCCTGGTGGAGGTCACCACCCCCGAGCCGTCCCCGTTCGCCCGCTCGCTGCTGTTCGGCTATGTCGCCCAGTTCCTGTACGAGGGCGACTCCCCCCTCGCCGAACGCCGCGCCGCCGCCCTCTCCCTGGACTCCCGGCTGCTCGCCGAACTCCTGGGCCAGGCCGAGCTGCGTGAGTTGCTGGACGCCGAGGTGCTGGCCGAGCTGGAGCGTGAGCTGCAGTGGCTGACGGAGGACCGGCGGGTCAAGGACGTCGAGGGGGTGGCCGATGTGCTGCGGGTGCTGGGCCCGCTGACCGACGCCGAGCTGGCCGGGCGCGGCGCGGATCCGGCATGGGCCGGGGAGCTGGCCGCCGCCCGCCGCGCCATCCGGGTGCGGATCGCCGGCGCCGATCACTGGGCCGCCGTCGAGGACGCCGGCCGGCTCCGCGACGCCCTCGGCACGGCCCTGCCGGTCGGCGTGCCGGAATCGTTCACCGAACCGGTCAAGGACCCGCTCGGCGATCTGCTGTCCCGGTACGGCCGTAGCCACGGCCCGTTCACCTCCGAGCAGGCCGCCGCCCGCTTCGGCCTCGGCACGGCCGTCACGGACGGCGCGCTGCACCGCCTCGCCGCCGCCGGCCGGGTCGTCCAGGGGGAGTTCCATCCCGCGGGCATCGGCCAGGAATGGTGCGACGTCCAGGTGCTGCGCAGGCTGCGCCGCCGCTCGCTGGCCGCCCTGCGCGAGGAGCTGGAGCCGGTACCGCCCGCCGCGCTCGCCGCCTTCCTCCCCCAGTGGCAGCACGTCGGCGCCCCACGCCCGGCCCCGGTCGGCGGAGCGCCGGCGGCATCCGGCGGCCCGTCGCACGCGCTGCGCGGAATCGACGGCCTGGCGCGCGCCATCGAGCAGCTCCAGGGCGCGCCGGTGCCCGCGTCCGCCCTGGAGAAGCTGGTGCTCCCGTCCCGCGTCGGCGGCTACACCCCCGCGCTGCTGGACGAACTCACGGCCACCGGCGAGGTGGTGTGGGCCGGCGCGGGCGCCCTCCCCGGGAAGGACGGCTGGCTCTCCCTCCATCTCGCCGACACCGCGCCACTGCTGCTCCCACCGCCGCTCCCGCTGGAACTCTCCGCGCTGCACGAGTCGTTGCTGACCGCCCTCGCCCCCGGATACGGCCTGTTCTTCCGCCAGCTCGCCGACCAGGTCCGCGCCACCACCCACCCCGATGCCACCGACCCCCAACTGGCCGACGCGCTGTGGGAACTGGCCTGGTCGGGCCGGCTGACCAACGACACCCTGGCCCCGCTGCGCGCCCTCCTCGGCTCGGGCCGGACCGCGGGCTCCACCGCCCATCGCGCCCGCCGCGCCACCCCCCGTGGCCGCTGGGGACACCCCGGTGGCGCGGGCCGCGGCGGCCGCCCCACCGCCTCCCGGTCCGGACCGCCGACCGTCGGCGGCCGCTGGTCGCTGCTGCCCGCCGCCGAGCCGGACCCTACCCACCGCGCCCACGCCCTGGCCCGTACGCTCCTGGACCGGCACGGCATCGTCACCCGCGGTGCGGTCGCCGCCGAGGGGGTCGAGGGCGGCTTCTCCGCCGCCTATCGCGTACTGGCCGCCTTCGAGGAGTCCGGTCAGGCCCGTCGCGGCTATGTGGTGGAGGGACTGGGCGCCGCCCAGTTCGCGATGGACGGCGCGGTGGACCGGCTGCGCGCGGTCAGCACCCAGCGGGAGCGCACGGCCGACGAGGCGCTGCCGGACGGCGGCCCGGCGCCGGCCCGGCGCGGTGGCCCGCAGCGTGCCGTCCTGCTGGCCGCCGCCGACCCCGCCAACGCCTACGGCGCCGCCCTGCCCTGGCCCGAGCCGCCCGAGGGCTCGACCCACAAACCCGGCCGCAAGGCGGGCTCCCTGGTCGTCCTGGTCGACGGCGAGCTGACGCTCTACATGGAGCGCGGCGGCAAGACCCTGCTCCTGTGGCCCCTCGGCCACGATCCGGCCGGCGCTGCCACCGACCCGCGCGTCCTGCTCGCCGTCGAGGCCCTCACCGGTGCCGCCCGCGCGGGCGCCCTGGGCACCATCACCACCGAACGCATCAATGGCACCGCGGCCCTCACCTCCCCCTTCGCGGCCACCCTGGAGTCCGCCGGCTTCCACCCCACCCCGCGGGGCCTGCGGCTACGGGGGTGA